From the Neoarius graeffei isolate fNeoGra1 chromosome 1, fNeoGra1.pri, whole genome shotgun sequence genome, one window contains:
- the LOC132890049 gene encoding uncharacterized protein LOC132890049 — translation REHHSSPRHVSNRFALLSDAPTEKPERALVIGDSIIRHVKLAQPLGAPAALVRCIPGARAPDIAGNLRVLGKHRFSKIVIHAGANDIRLRQSEVTKSNFVEVLKLAKAMSDAVVCSGPIPMWRGDVAYSRLWSLNCWLSRWCSENSVGFIDNWANFEGTAGLLGRDGIHPTREGAALISCSIGHSTAEKLEEIKDSAEKVEEEKEEQRLKGRMEEVEEGNPQLEEMEKQKERLEIHRIKFLGQVIKASGVSADSDEVNTVRAMKEPNNISKVRCFLGMTNHLGKFLFHLVEKTRPLRDLLKKSNMWAWGPQQQQAFDHIKAELTSPTGRTLYDPNAETLVSADSSSFGLGTVLLQQ, via the exons cgggagcaccactcctctccgcgtcacgtgtcgaacaggtttgctctccttagtgatgcacccactgagaaacctgaaagagctctggttataggggactctatcatacggcacgtgaaattagctcagcctttaggggcaccagcagctttagtcaggtgtataccgggagccagggcgccggacatagcaggtaatcttagggtcctaggcaagcacaggttctcaaagatagttatccatgcaggagctaatgatatacgccttcgtcagtctgaggttactaagagtaactttgtagaggtgttaaaattagcgaaggcgatgtccgatgctgtagtatgctctggccccatcccaatgtggcgtggcgatgtagcttacagcaggttatggtcgctgaactgctggctgtccaggtggtgctctgaaaacagtgtgggctttatagataattgggctaattttgagggcactgctggcctgttagggcgggacggtatccatcccactcgggaaggtgctgctctcatttcctgcagcataggtcatagt ACAGCAGAGAAGCTGGAGGAGATTAAAGACAGTGCAGAGAAGGTAGAGGAAGAGAAAGAGGAGCAGAGGCTGAAGGGGAGGATGGAGGAGGTAGAGGAGGGGAATCCACAGCTGGAGGAGATGGAGAAGCAGAAAGAGAGGTTGGAAATTCACAG GATAAAGTTCCTGGGGCAGGTCATTAAGGCATCAGGGGTCAGCGCAGACTCTGATGAGGTGAACACTGTCAGAGCCATGAAGGAGCCAAACAACATCAGCAAGGTGAGATGCTTTCTGGGGATGACAAACCATCTTGGGAAGTTCCTGTTTCACTTGGTGGAGAAAACACGTCCCCTCAGAGACCTACTGAAAAAGTCCAACATGTGGGCCTGGGGGCCACAGCAGCAGCAGGCTTTTGATCACATCAAAGCAGAACTGACGTCACCTACAGGGCGGACACTGTATGACCCGAATGCTGAAACACTCGTCTCTGCCGattcatcctcatttgggttGGGCACCGTACTTCTCCAGCAGTAG